The genomic region CCGGTAGGTCGCTCTGGCGGAAGAGGACGCTGCGCTCCGGGTCCAGGCCGCAGGCGAGGAAATCGATCATGACCTCGCGCGTCGCGTCGGCGATTGGAGCGGGGTCGGCGTACTCGCTCATCAGGGCGTGGTAGTCGGCGATCATGAAGAAGCAGTCGTACGCGTCCTGGAGGTCGCGCCAGTTCCAGAGGGCGCCGACGAGGTTCCCGAGGTGGAGGCGCCCCGTCGGGCGCATCCCGCTCAGGATCCGTTTCCGCCGAAGTGGTTTCGTCTCGGCCATCGCTGTACCCTTCGTTCCGTCAGGCCCAATCGGCTCCTGCGAAGAGGCGCACGAGGCAGAGGATCGGGTAGCCCAGCGGGCTGAAGCCTAGTGCGTCGCTGAGGAAGTAGTTTGCCACGATGAGCCCCACCAGGGCCATGGCCGCCTTCCGCCGAAAAAGGGCGTAGCGGGCCGCCAGGCGCCGGGGCAGCAGGTGCTCGAGGATGTGCGAACCATCGAGCGGCGGCACGGGCAGGAGGTTGAAGACCGCCAAGCCGAAGTTGATGAAGCACCCCATGTAGAGGAGGAAGAGGAAAAGGGCGCCGAGACGGCCGGTCCCGGCGAGCGGGGCGGCGGCAAAGCGCAGCGCCAGGCCACACGCGATGCCGAGCGCGAAGTTCGCCGCTATGCCCGCGCCGCTCACGAGAATGTCGTCGCGGCGGGGCCGCCGAAAGTTCATCGGCTGGATGGGCACGGGCTTCGCCCACCCGATGGGCGCGAACAGCAGGCACAGCGTTCCGATCAGGTCCAGATGGGGCAGGGGATTCAGGGTGACCCGGCCCATGCGGTAGGCGGTGTCGTCCCCGCACTTGTACGCCGTCCACGCGTGCATAAACTCGTGGATCGTCAGGGCGAAGAGGACCACGGGCAGACGCAGGACCAGTCCCACAATATTGGCGCCGTCAACCAAATCCGAGTTCCTTGACCCGCGGGGAAGCCGCCCGTGTTGCCGTGTTCGGCCGCCCGGAGGGCCCAGTCTACCGCCCGGGTGATGCGAAGTCAACTTTCCCGCCCGCTGCCGGGCGTACAAAACACTGGATAGGTCGCCGCC from Planctomycetota bacterium harbors:
- a CDS encoding site-2 protease family protein; this translates as MVDGANIVGLVLRLPVVLFALTIHEFMHAWTAYKCGDDTAYRMGRVTLNPLPHLDLIGTLCLLFAPIGWAKPVPIQPMNFRRPRRDDILVSGAGIAANFALGIACGLALRFAAAPLAGTGRLGALFLFLLYMGCFINFGLAVFNLLPVPPLDGSHILEHLLPRRLAARYALFRRKAAMALVGLIVANYFLSDALGFSPLGYPILCLVRLFAGADWA